From the genome of Turicibacter faecis, one region includes:
- a CDS encoding ABC transporter ATP-binding protein — MLEMKNVTKRYGKKVVLDDVSIQFQKGAITCLLGLNGVGKSTTMKSIMKLVPINKGEILIDQTPITSQNINQLAYVPDIPIHDLGWTIPKNLEFAQVFYEGFDIEKAWRMIKFFKVPTDKKLKELSKGNLARFNIIIGLCQNTPYLLLDEPFSGIDVFTRQTFINLLKSEFLEKDQTVILTTHEIDEVQDIADHIVLLEDGKVFATFSKDEAEKEGLTIVEKMKSLYSEV, encoded by the coding sequence ATGTTAGAGATGAAAAATGTAACGAAACGTTATGGGAAAAAAGTTGTTCTCGATGATGTTTCCATTCAATTTCAAAAAGGAGCAATTACTTGTTTACTTGGACTCAACGGGGTGGGGAAAAGTACGACAATGAAATCAATCATGAAACTCGTCCCTATTAATAAGGGAGAAATTTTAATTGATCAAACCCCCATTACGTCACAAAATATTAACCAATTAGCCTATGTTCCTGATATTCCAATTCATGATTTAGGATGGACCATTCCTAAAAACTTAGAATTTGCCCAAGTCTTTTATGAAGGATTCGATATTGAAAAAGCGTGGCGAATGATTAAATTTTTTAAGGTACCTACTGATAAAAAACTAAAGGAACTTTCAAAGGGAAATTTAGCTCGCTTTAACATTATTATTGGATTATGCCAAAACACCCCTTATCTATTATTAGATGAGCCATTTAGTGGAATTGACGTCTTTACCCGTCAAACATTTATCAATTTACTTAAATCAGAGTTTTTAGAAAAAGATCAAACCGTCATCTTAACAACTCATGAAATTGATGAAGTTCAAGACATTGCCGATCATATCGTTCTCCTTGAAGACGGAAAAGTATTTGCAACGTTCTCAAAAGATGAGGCTGAAAAAGAAGGATTGACGATTGTTGAAAAAATGAAATCTTTATATAGCGAGGTATAA
- a CDS encoding YbhB/YbcL family Raf kinase inhibitor-like protein has translation MKVTSSGIVNGVIMDQYGCRGEMNEYEMPTYSLPLTIKDAPQGTVSYALVLEDKDAFPVSGFSWIHWTAANIVRTVIEENESQTATDFVQGVNSWISDQGGNTPAQACSYYGGMAPPDAPHLYELHVYALDKMLDLKPGFYYNELYQQMEGHILAQETIKGIYSN, from the coding sequence ATGAAAGTGACAAGTTCGGGTATTGTAAACGGTGTGATTATGGATCAATATGGATGCCGTGGCGAAATGAACGAGTATGAAATGCCGACCTATTCTTTACCCCTTACGATTAAAGATGCCCCTCAGGGGACAGTGTCTTATGCACTGGTGTTAGAAGATAAAGATGCCTTTCCGGTATCAGGATTCTCGTGGATTCATTGGACAGCTGCTAATATTGTGCGAACGGTGATTGAAGAGAATGAGAGTCAAACTGCAACAGATTTCGTTCAAGGTGTGAATAGTTGGATCAGTGATCAGGGGGGAAATACCCCAGCACAGGCTTGTTCCTACTATGGAGGAATGGCACCACCGGATGCTCCACACCTTTACGAACTTCATGTGTATGCCCTAGACAAAATGCTAGATTTAAAACCTGGCTTTTACTATAATGAACTCTATCAACAGATGGAGGGCCATATTTTAGCACAGGAAACCATCAAAGGAATTTATTCAAACTAA
- a CDS encoding deoxynucleoside kinase: MITIGAMIGAGKTSLAELVAKHFNSEVFYESVDDNPILPLFYTASDEEIQTKRYPFLLQLWFLNTRFKSIKQALVEDNNVLDRSIYEDWYFAKVNKDLGRISDLEFSLYESLLNNMMEELEGMPKKAPDLMIYLSGSFETIIDRIKKRGREYELDEGLVSYYYELWKGYDQWIEQHYQASEVLVINIDEVDYVNNENDKKKVLKMIEDKLNEIRQSSSNA; this comes from the coding sequence TTGATTACAATTGGAGCGATGATTGGTGCAGGAAAAACAAGTTTAGCAGAATTGGTGGCTAAACATTTCAATTCGGAAGTTTTTTATGAGAGTGTGGATGATAATCCGATTTTACCTTTATTTTATACAGCATCTGATGAAGAGATTCAAACCAAACGATATCCTTTTTTACTACAATTATGGTTTTTAAACACTCGCTTTAAAAGCATTAAGCAAGCGTTAGTTGAGGATAATAATGTATTAGATCGAAGTATATATGAAGATTGGTATTTTGCAAAGGTAAATAAAGATTTAGGACGTATTTCTGACTTAGAATTCAGTTTATACGAATCACTTTTGAATAATATGATGGAAGAGTTAGAGGGGATGCCTAAAAAGGCACCGGACTTAATGATTTATTTATCAGGAAGTTTCGAAACTATTATTGACCGTATTAAAAAACGTGGACGTGAATATGAATTAGATGAAGGACTTGTTTCTTATTATTACGAACTTTGGAAGGGATACGATCAATGGATTGAGCAGCATTATCAAGCAAGTGAGGTGCTAGTCATTAATATTGATGAGGTTGACTACGTTAATAATGAAAATGATAAGAAAAAAGTATTAAAGATGATTGAAGATAAATTAAATGAAATTCGTCAATCATCATCAAATGCCTAA
- a CDS encoding cation:proton antiporter domain-containing protein — protein MIFYLFISLILIGMGAHYSGRLFERIKLPSLIGMMLLGMVIGPSFLNIVPNVTLQLSPTLKDIALVTVLFIGGLGISLKQMKQIGRPAILLSTIPATLEGFTIALLAMPLLHFNFIQGAILGFIIAAVSPAVLIPSMIDLIDRRIGQDKAIPQMLLVGASADDTIAITLFTTFLGIYTQGGRTPSIGLQILMIPISIIFSLFIGYLLYLLTKPLLKHTTSIYIKTLICFGICLILRFIEKKFHLELFNSLLTVMIYGFWIRNFIVDNAPSILALMNSIWKVGKLYLFAFVGMAINPNLVGQFFLIGCALLIVSLTLRSIGVLIALIGTNLSYKERLFCVIAYLPKATVQSAKAAIPLEMGVAGGEIMQAIAILSVLITAPIGAIGIKLTSDKFLQKETKEAGSH, from the coding sequence ATGATTTTTTACTTATTTATTAGCCTAATACTCATTGGTATGGGTGCCCATTATAGTGGTCGTTTATTTGAACGAATTAAACTACCTTCATTAATTGGAATGATGCTACTCGGAATGGTAATTGGCCCCTCTTTCTTAAATATTGTTCCTAATGTGACTCTTCAACTTTCACCAACCTTAAAAGATATTGCACTCGTTACCGTCTTATTTATCGGTGGACTTGGGATAAGCTTAAAACAAATGAAACAAATTGGACGCCCTGCTATTTTACTAAGTACCATTCCCGCTACTCTTGAGGGATTCACGATCGCCCTTTTAGCGATGCCCCTGCTTCATTTTAATTTTATTCAGGGGGCTATTTTAGGTTTTATTATTGCAGCTGTTAGTCCAGCCGTCCTTATTCCCTCTATGATTGATTTAATTGATCGTCGAATCGGACAAGATAAGGCCATTCCTCAAATGCTTTTAGTCGGGGCAAGTGCGGATGATACCATAGCCATTACTTTATTTACTACTTTTTTAGGAATTTATACCCAAGGAGGACGTACCCCATCAATTGGATTACAAATTTTAATGATTCCAATTTCCATCATCTTTAGTCTCTTTATTGGATACCTTCTTTATCTTCTTACCAAGCCCCTTCTAAAACATACGACTTCCATTTATATAAAAACTTTGATTTGTTTTGGAATTTGTTTAATTTTACGTTTCATCGAAAAAAAGTTTCACCTTGAATTATTTAATTCACTTTTAACAGTTATGATTTACGGATTTTGGATTCGAAATTTCATCGTTGATAACGCCCCTTCTATTTTAGCGCTCATGAATTCAATCTGGAAAGTTGGGAAACTCTACTTATTCGCCTTTGTAGGGATGGCTATTAATCCAAATCTCGTCGGGCAATTTTTCTTAATTGGTTGCGCCCTTTTAATTGTTTCATTAACCCTTCGCTCGATTGGGGTTTTAATTGCCCTAATTGGAACAAACCTCTCCTATAAAGAAAGATTATTTTGTGTGATTGCCTATCTTCCAAAGGCAACTGTTCAATCAGCAAAGGCCGCCATTCCGTTAGAAATGGGGGTTGCCGGCGGAGAAATTATGCAAGCAATCGCTATTTTAAGTGTGCTAATTACAGCTCCAATTGGTGCCATTGGAATTAAACTAACAAGTGATAAGTTTTTGCAAAAGGAAACAAAAGAAGCCGGGTCCCATTAG
- a CDS encoding AraC family transcriptional regulator encodes MYCFKPKADYSRLDFMLYYCGTSQVEKHQSWGPGIRDYYSLYYVTEGSGYLTIDGQDYTLVEETCFLVPPGAIVNYKPDLLNPWTYYFVSFNGEHVPEYLERIGLSEKTPILNCQNSKQIETCFDYILESAKHPKSADLQAISGFYSLLGALCDHSLPQPPKVKVSNRQSDYIRQAIEYIETNYSRPITIEEISNHIGINRKYLTKLFNERMDNSPKNYLIHYRIDKACQLLKQSTLSIKEISHSVGYTDALVFSKIFKKVTGTCPRKYRNTHNAT; translated from the coding sequence ATGTACTGCTTCAAACCAAAAGCTGACTACTCACGACTAGACTTTATGCTTTACTACTGTGGAACAAGTCAAGTAGAAAAACATCAGTCTTGGGGACCGGGGATTCGTGACTACTATAGTTTATATTATGTAACGGAGGGGTCTGGCTACTTAACTATTGATGGACAAGATTATACGCTAGTGGAGGAAACGTGTTTTTTAGTTCCGCCCGGTGCAATCGTTAACTATAAACCAGACCTACTAAATCCATGGACCTACTACTTTGTGAGTTTTAATGGTGAACACGTCCCAGAATATTTAGAGCGAATTGGTTTATCGGAGAAAACACCTATTTTAAACTGTCAAAATAGCAAACAAATCGAAACGTGCTTTGATTATATTTTAGAATCTGCTAAACATCCAAAAAGCGCAGATTTACAAGCAATCAGTGGATTTTACTCTCTACTTGGGGCACTTTGTGACCACAGCTTGCCACAACCGCCTAAAGTTAAAGTATCTAATCGACAATCGGATTATATTCGTCAAGCCATCGAATATATTGAAACCAATTATTCACGACCGATTACGATCGAAGAGATTTCAAATCATATCGGAATCAATCGCAAATATTTAACAAAATTATTTAATGAAAGAATGGATAACTCTCCTAAAAATTATCTCATTCATTATCGAATAGACAAGGCCTGTCAACTTCTTAAACAATCAACGCTTAGCATCAAAGAGATTTCACATTCAGTCGGGTATACGGATGCACTTGTCTTTTCTAAAATATTCAAAAAAGTAACGGGAACATGCCCCCGAAAGTATCGTAATACCCACAACGCAACTTAA
- a CDS encoding GNAT family N-acetyltransferase — protein MEVRRGNVKDVLDVAQLALVLWPDHSLHAMALNVLESIQGKDAAYFLAILNHEVIGLAYVRLRQGESYLEGLFLKEDYRCREYLMQLIRACEQWANEKGTKTLISGLNVGMQEGNPMYRYVHLEWGLYDRPLV, from the coding sequence GTGGAGGTTAGACGAGGAAATGTAAAAGATGTATTGGATGTAGCCCAATTGGCCCTTGTATTGTGGCCAGATCATTCGTTACATGCGATGGCACTTAACGTATTAGAATCGATTCAAGGAAAAGACGCGGCATACTTTTTAGCCATTTTGAATCATGAGGTAATTGGTCTAGCGTATGTGAGGTTAAGACAGGGGGAATCTTATTTAGAAGGTTTATTTTTAAAGGAAGACTATCGATGTCGGGAATATTTAATGCAATTAATTAGGGCCTGTGAACAATGGGCGAATGAAAAAGGAACCAAAACATTAATAAGTGGCCTTAACGTGGGAATGCAAGAGGGGAATCCTATGTATCGTTATGTACATTTAGAGTGGGGATTATATGACCGACCATTGGTGTAA
- a CDS encoding GNAT family N-acetyltransferase, producing MEIRTYQQEDERGWLHCRVLSFLDTAYYDIVLNQKETYRNPAIELVAIEDDKVIGLLDIECEEKPMTLCTADQTLGGMITHLAVHPDYRRQGVGQALLLEAQNRLVKSEITYLEAWTRDDLWVHEWYLHQQFEKLGTYLHVYIEGSDGIASKVDGLIPVQTFCQYVGKDSEKIKKKYKRVHECTGFYKRIQ from the coding sequence ATGGAAATTCGCACTTATCAACAGGAGGATGAGCGTGGGTGGTTACATTGTCGGGTGTTATCTTTTCTAGATACAGCCTACTATGATATTGTCCTTAATCAAAAGGAAACCTATAGAAACCCGGCTATTGAACTCGTTGCGATAGAGGATGATAAAGTCATTGGTCTTTTAGATATCGAGTGTGAAGAGAAACCGATGACTCTTTGCACGGCGGATCAGACGTTAGGGGGGATGATTACGCATTTGGCCGTGCACCCGGATTATCGTAGGCAAGGGGTAGGGCAGGCTTTGTTATTAGAAGCACAAAATAGATTAGTTAAGAGTGAGATTACTTATCTCGAGGCGTGGACCCGTGACGATCTATGGGTTCATGAATGGTACCTTCATCAACAATTTGAAAAATTAGGGACCTATTTACATGTTTACATTGAGGGCAGTGATGGGATCGCATCCAAAGTTGATGGATTAATTCCGGTACAAACTTTTTGTCAGTATGTTGGAAAGGATAGTGAGAAGATAAAGAAAAAGTACAAACGTGTTCACGAATGTACCGGGTTTTATAAAAGGATTCAATAG
- a CDS encoding staygreen family protein codes for MSTFNENKLWVNNRLNRLYQLHPRRYTLTHSDQTGELFLVIGSEFAYEQLTTKRDEVVGEWLAHQSGHPYFYIYIRLDGIDGTASTEKRNEIFLRELPLALKAIKKGDESFFQFYPQFLQAPIYVFFQSQDSHLNRTDCFGCFNDY; via the coding sequence ATGAGTACCTTTAATGAGAATAAGTTATGGGTCAATAACCGATTAAACCGTTTATACCAATTACACCCTAGACGGTACACATTGACCCACTCTGATCAGACGGGAGAACTCTTTTTAGTCATTGGATCCGAATTTGCCTATGAACAACTAACAACAAAGCGTGATGAGGTCGTTGGTGAATGGTTAGCTCATCAGTCTGGTCACCCTTACTTTTATATTTACATTCGGCTTGATGGAATTGATGGAACTGCCTCAACAGAAAAAAGAAATGAAATCTTTCTACGCGAACTCCCTTTAGCATTAAAAGCTATTAAAAAGGGGGATGAATCCTTTTTTCAATTCTATCCCCAGTTTCTACAAGCCCCTATTTATGTTTTTTTCCAATCCCAAGATTCCCACCTAAATCGGACGGATTGTTTTGGTTGCTTTAATGACTATTGA
- a CDS encoding YfcC family protein, which translates to MISLENKTTCASVKEKKQFKVPHTLVIVTAILVLVAIATWIIPAGTYERVVNDLGNTVVVNDSFSYVESTPQGLFSLLQAPIHGIVGAAEIIAFLFIVSGSIAIITKTRAIDAGITNAVKSFKGKELLMIPVIMGLFSLGGAVFGMTEEAIPFIAMLIPLCLALGYDSIMAMALSYMGCIVGFATAMLNPFSVGIAQSIAQVPAGTGVGFRTVIWLVTTIVSTLYLMWYGRRIKKNPTLSPAYEIDQARRQDMDAMESEQLEFTMRHKVILASILVCLGIIIVGVLKFGFVIPEISAVFLATGIVCGIIGRLSFDDMATAFIHGAKDMISAAVVVGFARAIVIIAQDGQIIDTILYNLSNVIGQLPSLVAGYVMFFVQMFINFFISSGSGQAALTMPIMAPLGELVGITPQTSILIFQFGDGFSNAIFPTSAVLMACLGVSGIPWSKWMKWIWPLQLIFGALAIIFITIAILMGWS; encoded by the coding sequence ATGATCAGTTTAGAAAACAAAACAACATGTGCAAGTGTGAAAGAAAAAAAACAATTTAAAGTTCCACACACGTTGGTGATTGTAACTGCAATTTTAGTTTTGGTTGCCATTGCAACTTGGATTATCCCAGCCGGAACGTATGAACGTGTCGTAAATGATTTAGGAAATACGGTCGTTGTAAATGATTCATTTTCATATGTTGAATCAACACCTCAAGGATTATTTAGTTTACTACAGGCTCCAATCCATGGAATCGTGGGGGCAGCTGAAATTATTGCCTTTTTATTTATTGTGAGTGGTTCGATTGCGATTATTACTAAAACTCGTGCTATTGACGCGGGTATTACAAACGCGGTTAAATCATTTAAAGGAAAAGAATTATTAATGATTCCTGTTATTATGGGTCTTTTCTCATTAGGTGGAGCTGTCTTTGGGATGACGGAAGAAGCAATTCCATTTATCGCCATGTTAATTCCTTTATGTTTAGCATTAGGTTATGACAGTATCATGGCGATGGCGCTTTCTTATATGGGATGTATTGTCGGATTTGCTACGGCAATGTTAAATCCATTTTCTGTTGGGATTGCTCAAAGCATTGCGCAAGTTCCAGCCGGAACAGGTGTTGGTTTCCGTACAGTTATTTGGTTAGTGACAACCATCGTTTCAACCTTATATTTAATGTGGTACGGACGACGTATTAAAAAGAATCCAACTTTAAGTCCAGCTTATGAAATCGATCAAGCTCGTCGCCAGGATATGGATGCAATGGAGTCAGAACAATTAGAATTTACGATGCGTCATAAAGTAATTTTAGCCTCTATCTTAGTTTGTTTAGGCATTATCATTGTAGGGGTCTTGAAATTTGGTTTTGTTATTCCTGAAATTTCTGCGGTGTTCTTAGCGACAGGAATTGTTTGTGGAATCATCGGACGTTTAAGTTTTGATGATATGGCTACAGCATTTATTCACGGTGCAAAAGATATGATTAGTGCTGCTGTTGTTGTAGGTTTTGCCCGCGCGATTGTGATTATTGCCCAAGACGGTCAAATTATTGATACCATTTTATATAATTTATCGAACGTTATTGGTCAATTACCATCATTAGTAGCAGGTTATGTGATGTTCTTTGTTCAAATGTTTATTAACTTCTTTATTTCATCAGGTTCTGGACAAGCGGCATTAACGATGCCAATTATGGCTCCACTTGGTGAATTAGTCGGTATTACGCCACAAACATCAATTTTAATTTTCCAATTTGGAGACGGATTCTCAAATGCGATTTTCCCAACAAGTGCTGTCTTAATGGCTTGTCTTGGTGTATCGGGAATTCCATGGTCTAAATGGATGAAATGGATTTGGCCATTACAATTAATTTTTGGTGCTTTAGCTATTATTTTTATTACTATTGCTATTCTTATGGGATGGTCGTAA
- a CDS encoding M20 family metallopeptidase: MKEQLKVISESLKDRLVEMNRYIHDHPELGNQEHEAVNVLTTFLRENGFEIKCPVAGLDTAFEAVYDSKKPGLSVAYLCEYDALPELGHGCGHNMIGVMSAGAGVALSKVIDEIGGKVYVFGTPAEETNGAKVTMTEAGLFNGMDAVMMVHPSGFTTESGTSLAMEALQFDYTGRPAHAAAAPEKGINALNAVIQLFNGIDALRQHVTPDVRMHGIITNGGVAANIVPEHATAQFYIRAATKEYLAVVKEKVLGIANGAALMTGATLEVSNYEISYDDLKTNELLSETFNENIRSLGIEEIKKPSKSTGSVDIGNISNICPTIHPYIGIADCEITGHSQQMVDATVTDFAHDRLVIATTALAYTGYDVLAGNVKLK; this comes from the coding sequence ATGAAAGAACAATTAAAAGTAATTAGTGAGTCGTTAAAAGATCGTTTAGTTGAAATGAATCGATATATTCATGACCATCCTGAACTTGGAAATCAGGAACACGAAGCGGTAAATGTATTAACAACTTTTTTACGAGAAAATGGATTTGAAATTAAATGTCCAGTTGCCGGATTAGACACAGCCTTTGAGGCGGTTTATGATAGTAAAAAACCTGGATTATCAGTGGCTTATTTGTGTGAATATGATGCCCTACCTGAACTTGGACACGGTTGTGGACATAATATGATCGGTGTAATGAGTGCAGGGGCAGGTGTTGCATTAAGTAAGGTAATTGATGAGATTGGTGGAAAAGTCTATGTCTTCGGAACACCAGCAGAGGAAACAAATGGTGCTAAAGTTACAATGACAGAGGCCGGATTGTTCAATGGAATGGATGCTGTAATGATGGTGCACCCCTCGGGATTTACGACAGAGAGCGGGACATCGTTAGCAATGGAGGCGTTGCAATTTGATTACACAGGCCGTCCAGCGCATGCGGCCGCCGCACCAGAAAAGGGAATTAATGCATTAAATGCGGTGATTCAATTATTTAATGGGATTGATGCCTTACGCCAACATGTGACGCCAGATGTAAGAATGCATGGAATTATTACGAACGGTGGAGTGGCAGCAAATATTGTACCGGAACATGCAACCGCCCAATTTTATATTCGTGCAGCAACGAAAGAGTACCTAGCCGTTGTGAAGGAAAAGGTATTAGGGATTGCTAACGGCGCTGCTTTAATGACGGGAGCCACTTTAGAGGTGAGTAACTACGAGATTTCATATGACGATTTAAAAACAAATGAACTTCTTTCAGAGACATTTAATGAGAATATTCGTTCATTAGGAATCGAAGAAATTAAAAAGCCGTCTAAGAGCACAGGGTCAGTAGATATCGGAAATATTAGTAATATTTGTCCAACTATTCATCCGTATATCGGAATTGCTGATTGTGAAATTACGGGACATTCTCAACAGATGGTAGATGCAACTGTTACAGATTTTGCCCATGATCGCTTAGTGATAGCAACAACGGCTCTTGCTTATACGGGATATGATGTATTAGCAGGAAATGTTAAATTAAAATAA
- a CDS encoding AI-2E family transporter, with the protein MKINWDKKYTTIAVYALIVISLSIVFNNVISKLDVFTGKLNQILVVFQPFIIGFVIAYLLNFILKFYEEKVFKIKMIKKIRNFPSRGLGILFSYVTALIIVYLFMQFVLPQLIESISGLINDIPRYVRELTSLIETELYERNIDQEYMAIINEKFVEITNWVIQLLTNILPLIGNMVMSVASSIWNIILGVIISIYLLTDKEKFFALGKKIVTSLFNSKHTTIILDLANRTNLTFGKFIGGKIVDSVIIGILTLIILAIFKMPYMVLISVIIGITNVIPFFGPFIGAIPSAIIILFVSPIQALWFLIIVLVIQQVDGNIIGPKILGDSIGISAFWILFAILVAGKLFGLIGMIIGVPMFAVIYSIIKDIIEARLRYKGLPVETSHYTN; encoded by the coding sequence ATGAAAATCAATTGGGATAAGAAGTATACAACAATTGCTGTTTATGCATTAATTGTGATTAGTTTAAGTATCGTATTTAATAATGTGATTTCTAAACTAGATGTTTTTACTGGAAAGTTAAATCAAATCCTGGTCGTTTTCCAACCGTTTATTATTGGATTTGTTATTGCTTATTTATTAAATTTTATTCTTAAGTTTTATGAAGAAAAAGTCTTTAAAATAAAGATGATAAAAAAAATAAGAAATTTTCCTTCCCGAGGATTAGGGATTTTGTTTTCTTATGTGACAGCACTCATCATTGTTTACCTCTTTATGCAATTTGTTCTTCCTCAATTGATTGAAAGTATTAGTGGATTAATTAATGATATTCCACGATATGTAAGAGAGTTAACAAGTCTTATTGAAACAGAACTATATGAAAGAAATATAGATCAAGAATATATGGCCATTATTAATGAAAAATTTGTAGAAATTACTAACTGGGTCATCCAGTTGTTAACGAATATTCTTCCTTTAATAGGAAATATGGTCATGTCGGTAGCCTCAAGTATTTGGAATATTATTTTAGGAGTTATTATCTCTATTTATTTGTTAACGGATAAAGAAAAATTCTTTGCTTTAGGTAAAAAGATAGTAACTTCACTCTTTAATTCAAAACATACAACCATTATTCTTGATTTAGCGAATCGAACTAACTTAACATTTGGAAAGTTTATTGGAGGAAAAATTGTCGATTCGGTGATTATTGGGATCCTCACCCTGATTATCTTGGCAATTTTTAAAATGCCATATATGGTTTTAATTTCGGTGATTATTGGTATTACGAATGTTATTCCATTCTTTGGTCCGTTTATTGGAGCTATTCCATCGGCCATCATTATCTTATTTGTTTCACCTATTCAAGCTTTATGGTTCTTAATTATTGTTCTTGTCATTCAGCAGGTGGATGGAAATATTATCGGACCTAAGATTTTAGGTGATTCCATTGGAATCTCAGCATTTTGGATTTTATTTGCGATATTAGTTGCTGGAAAATTATTTGGATTGATAGGAATGATTATTGGGGTGCCGATGTTTGCGGTTATTTATTCAATTATTAAAGATATTATTGAGGCGAGATTGCGTTATAAAGGATTACCGGTAGAAACGTCTCATTATACGAATTAA
- a CDS encoding immunoglobulin-like domain-containing protein: MRKRLLLMTSLISFLFISSLNVYASEFIEFPDERLEVAILEEMGKKENDKISVAEAQKVQFLPLSNKGIQNLEGIQYFENVNHLQLGFNQLTDITPLHKLDNLNILDLQGNQLEDISPLEGLEHLVSLNLNGNNLGTLESLTKIHGLGYLYVNNNQIKDISPTAHLEKLDVFDYSGNQVSDISCLTRYHELRYGDLTKQQIVLPTQKVKKGSDVIIDNPIKTVEGGVEDITVKNGIYDESTNQIMIENVTEDQTVEYAFEATIDYPKYGGKIDFTGTVTMDIQTTLGGLPILYGVDDIEIPYGKEFDLLEGVTAQDAEGVDLTEQIVVEGEIDVFTAGDYEIIYRVTDSEGQIETVHRLVTVATPVIGNQSPVINAQNRIVNKGDSFNPLEGVTAMDEEDGELTANIEVINNTVNVNEIGIYEVTYRVQDSNGATTIITVDVEVHDIPTTGFSLF; encoded by the coding sequence ATGAGAAAGAGACTTCTTCTAATGACAAGCCTGATTAGCTTTTTATTTATTTCCTCGTTGAATGTTTATGCGAGTGAGTTTATTGAATTTCCAGATGAGCGTTTAGAAGTTGCGATTCTTGAGGAAATGGGGAAAAAGGAAAACGATAAGATTTCAGTAGCAGAGGCACAAAAGGTACAATTTTTACCCCTTTCAAATAAGGGAATTCAAAATCTAGAGGGGATTCAGTATTTTGAAAATGTTAATCATCTACAATTAGGGTTTAATCAACTAACAGACATCACCCCATTACATAAGTTGGATAACCTTAATATTTTAGATTTACAAGGTAATCAACTTGAAGATATTTCCCCCCTAGAAGGCCTAGAACATTTAGTCTCTTTAAATCTTAATGGTAATAACTTAGGAACGTTAGAATCTCTTACTAAGATTCATGGCCTAGGTTATTTGTATGTGAATAATAACCAAATTAAAGATATTTCCCCGACAGCTCATTTGGAAAAACTAGATGTATTTGATTATTCAGGTAATCAAGTCAGTGATATTAGTTGTCTAACCCGATATCATGAATTACGATATGGGGATTTAACTAAACAACAGATAGTCCTTCCTACTCAAAAGGTGAAAAAAGGGAGCGATGTGATTATCGACAATCCAATAAAGACTGTTGAAGGGGGAGTCGAGGATATTACGGTTAAAAACGGAATATATGATGAGTCTACCAATCAGATTATGATAGAAAATGTGACGGAGGATCAAACGGTGGAATACGCCTTTGAAGCGACGATTGACTATCCTAAGTATGGGGGGAAAATTGATTTCACTGGTACGGTGACAATGGATATTCAAACAACATTAGGCGGGTTGCCTATTTTATACGGGGTAGATGATATTGAGATTCCATATGGTAAAGAATTTGATTTATTAGAGGGAGTTACGGCGCAAGATGCTGAGGGGGTAGATTTAACGGAACAAATTGTAGTTGAAGGAGAAATTGATGTTTTTACAGCAGGGGATTATGAAATTATTTACCGCGTAACGGATAGTGAGGGTCAGATCGAAACCGTGCACCGACTTGTGACTGTTGCGACTCCAGTTATCGGAAACCAATCTCCAGTTATTAATGCACAGAATCGTATTGTTAACAAGGGAGATAGCTTTAATCCATTAGAAGGTGTGACGGCAATGGATGAAGAAGACGGCGAATTGACTGCTAACATCGAAGTAATTAATAATACTGTTAATGTCAATGAAATAGGTATTTATGAAGTGACCTATCGCGTACAAGATTCTAATGGGGCGACCACTATTATAACGGTTGATGTAGAGGTACATGATATTCCAACCACCGGATTTTCACTATTTTAA